The Pyxicephalus adspersus unplaced genomic scaffold, UCB_Pads_2.0 Sca278, whole genome shotgun sequence DNA segment AAGTGGAATCAGAGGACTACAACAATGTCTAGTATAGTGGTTTAAAAAATCCAACCAAAGTCAAAAATCACACAAGTCATCTGGGCTTCCGTTTTGTCTGACAACCCACCCTCCTcccccaaaaaagtatgtaagaaGTATGTCAGATGACAAATAAATGTCAGTCTGTTGTCTTTAATTTTCTGCCAGGTATATATTGCCTcataaagtatgttttattgtgctCACCTGTCTATATAAAAGGAAAGGTTTAGCACAACAAAATACAGACTAATACTAATAGAGACTAACAAGGGCCCCTCCTGATATTAGGAAACTACAAGCCAATCatctaaactagaaaaaaataaattgtagagTGTTGCAATACAGGTCACATACTTTTCCAGGTAGATAGAAGACATGGAATATAGAGTGTTCATAGACTGGATAACtgcattcagctctgcttgtaaAGCTTCAGTAGATGGAGAAACAGCAGCTTGGCTAAGGAACTCCTCACATTTGTTCGAAATTGATGATAAATCTACTTTCAGATGGTCCAGATccttcttcactttctgtaaagacaaaaagaaaaaaacttttattgcacTCCTctgcagagctttattaaccGTATTACAAAACCTTTTAACAGATATAATAGACACATCTACCATATTGCTGAAACATTGTACCAGAAATTTTCAATTAGAACAATCCATGTTCTTCATTGTTGGCTTTACTTGCAATATTTCCAATaatcaaagtaaaatattattgatGGATTACAGTGCAAAGGATTTACCTGCATACACATTCCAATAACCTCTACATAGTTCAGAGAAGAAGTATAAACTTTCCATCTTTGCTATGAGcactaataaatatttgtaataaccaGCAATATATATGGCATAGGATGGTAGGGTCTAACTAGAGCATGTACAACTAACTGAACTTTACCCTCTACTTACATGTTGTAAGTGTATTGTAACAGTTTGTAACTTATAAAGTAATACAATCAATATTCATTAAAATTAGTGAATGACGATACAGACAAATTTAAAAGTTTGTCTAACTCTCTAAACTACATGAATATTAGATTGAGTAGGCCTATCTTAGATCTCGTTCATGGTTTCCTCAATATTCCTAACATGAAGGTTGAAAGATCATGTGAACCCAGGGGAATACTGGCACATAGATAACATGCTTCACGCATAGATAACCAACTGTTCAGTAATAACTTGGTGGCtgctaaaatatttcataatttttccCATATTATGGCACACTATGTCTCTTTAGTACATACATAAATGATTCATGTCATACCTCCTGTTCAGAAATTCTGAGTGCACTTTCATGAAGATCATCCCTGTCCAATGGAGTTCTAATCTGTCGTATAAGACGCTCCTCGATGCTTTCCATTCTAAGTCGAAAGTTTCGAATCTCAGATGTGTAAAGGTTGTAAATAGATTCTTCTTGTTCCTCTGTTAAATGAAATGTGTTAGAGTTTTAGGCCTTGTTATCACTGGCAAATACCTGCCTATTTGAGCAAAaactaaagtattttatattaagttattttttttatttttcttaagttttatttttttataagttttttttttatttttctttctaaagtttTTTCATTGTTCCAATCCCACTGCTTCTTCAAAAAGACACTTGTGAGCACTTCAGCTACTATAACTTTGCATACCATGACCCACTTTGGTTTAGCAAACAGGCCTACAGATGATGCTGAAACACACTACAATGGTTTTCCAATGCTaatgtacagtacaaaaacagctttttatgGTATCATTCACTAGGAGGTTTTAAATATAGTACAAAACAACAAACTTTGGTTTGTGAAGTATTTCACTGCTGTACAAATGAAATGGTCAGTTGAACTGCAGTAAATTGCTTAGGAATCTGTGTATCACCTCTTTCTGCAGATTTCAGCAGCTCCTCATAGTACAATTTGCAGACGTTCACCTCTCTTTCTAATTGTGCTATGTCAGACATAGAGAACATCTTCGACTCCTGGCTGTCTTCCAGAAATTCATCAAAACGTGTTTTCAGATTGGCCAGTACCTGCTGATGTTCTCCAGGCAGCAAAGTTTTAATCTAAAACGTAAAGTGgcgttttaaaaattaatatgaaaATCAGTCACACAAGAGAGaccttaaaacataaaataagcgTTAAGCCTAGTTTTGccattatatatttgtatacatacatGTGAAAGGCAAGTACACTTGACTGGGCAAAGTGATTAGAAATTTGATGTCCTTAACAGGAATAATTTAAATGAACGATCACATAATTTTGGGTGAATATTCCTcactcttttagtaaataagcCTTTTAGTGCCACGTTTTTAACCTACAAAGATGAGAGTGGAGCTTACCGAAGAAACCTTGCTGGCCCGGATAGCCTCAATTTCCCTCATAAGGTAATGCCAGGATACCATGCTCTTCATGTTTATGTGGGATTCATGCCAGAGGGATAAGACACTCTGATACATTTGTTCAATCCTGAAGTAAGAGCAAGAATAGAATTGATCAGATTTCCCACAGGTCATTTAGACAGTTTTTATGAGATAAAAGCAGCATGCGTACAGCTGATTCAGGATCAATTCACATTTTATACAGGAAAGCAGCTTCAAAGCTATCTTATATATACGTTTATGATGGAAACCACTGACCCTCACCACACCACATTTGTTCAAGCATGTGTAACTGTGGGATATAGAAATATGTAGGTGCAcataatgttctatttatttacattattagcaATAGCGTTATTGTATAaagcacaatatataaataaataaatatacagatttagacacagacacacacacacgacAACAGATTAGGCATCTAAAACTTACAGGTTAGGGTAGTTATGACACAAAATTCACATCAATTTAGGTTCCTATATATGCTAAGGTTTGTTCTTATTTATGTGTTCTATCAACGTAAGTAGTTTAAACTTTCATTAAAGACAGACATATTTATAGAATTCCCTCCTTTATTTTCTGGTTGTCTAGCAGACCCTACCTGTTTGCAGCATCTATAGCCTCTTTGTTCAGTGGTGGTACTGTAAAGCACACAGAAGGAACCATAGCTTCATTGCCGGTTGGACTGATCACTTTCCACTTTGCTCGATGTGAATTGCTGCCCAGTACACATTCATCATCTTTGTAAATAGtaatctacaaaaaaagaaaaaaagagataacaTTAGCTCTTACATTTATTGAGTGCAATTATTTCACTAAAACTAgccactgttttatttttttgtttgcttcctcTAACAGTATTTCTACATACTAGACCACACCACGGTGTTAGGACATCAGGCCTGAATCTGAGTATACATATTTATCCCAACATAGCTCTGTTACTTGGACTTTGCAGTGCAACTCGGAACATTcattcaaacaaaaatacatgGTAGTTTTAAGTGGATGTAAAACTGATAGATACTTGATACTGTGTACTTATAtgacagtaaaatttaaaaaaaaattatctgagcTTCAAATCTAGGTGACATAAATCTAAAGTGCTTAGTGTGATAAACACTTCAAGTAATAACATGTCTTTCCAAGCAGTATTATCCAAGCAGtattataaaaagcaatatttcaataaatatcttAAAGACATACACGTACTAATAATCCTACATGTCTAAAAACCTGCTTAGAAAACATTCAAGTAGTGTGGTCTAATACAAGCCACACATATAAAGTATCAACTTAAATAAATACCAGTAAAATAGGCAAACAGTTTACATACCACAGTGAACCTGTACTTAAGGACATATACATATGACATATGTGTACAATGATAATACAACAGAATGGTCAGCCAACAAATAATACCATAATAGGAAGGACAGAGGTAAAACAATTTGAACCAAAAAGAAAACCTGATAATGTAACCCTTGAGACAACTGTATGTCTCATTTCTAGGCCCATAATTTTCCTTGATAAATTATTAGTAGGTCCTAAACCTCTATGTTAGTTTCCTGGTGAAATCTGGAGCCTAAATAAAAGGCGGCCTGATTCTCActgatggaatatttttttttatattataaagtgcAACAGAAGATATGTAAACACCAAAAACATCAAGGAGGTTTGAAAAACTACAGAAGGGAGATACCACCAGTCCAGATTATTCAAagctaaaagaagaaagaaggcttAGTCCAAAAGACATCAACTAATATACTTTTCAAAGGCcagatactttttatttttcgTAGTATATTCTATGTAGCTGCACTCAAATGAGGTTGTTGAGAGCAGACTATAAAAATAATGCCCCATACAATTAAAATGGGCTCTTTTTGGAATGAAGAAAGGATGCTAATATCTGTTTACTCCATACCATGTCACCACTGTGTcctgatttgttttaaaaacaacagtATGGTTCTAAATGATGTCATATTTTTGACTAAGGGAAGATTTGGCAGAAGCTACATGGATCTACAGTTCCAAAGAACAGCTATAGACAAAGCTATCACTGAAACAGAACATATGTAGTCAAAGTGACTCTGATTATACTGACCTCAATTTGCCTATAGTCACAAATAGCTTTAATAGGAATAGATGATTTCAATGGATTTTCTGGATTCCGAGGTTTCAGCTGAACTACTGACTTTGACCTCCCCACAAGACTGGCAATGGTGTTCTTGTACTGCAAAAGTTGTTCTTTTTCCTCCTAAATTATGAAAAAGAAATTGTGCTGTTAGTTATGTTGagcaaaaataatttaccaaatcATTAGATTGCTTTTGTTTTAGTTTCCTGAAACTAATTGTTTAACGCAATAAATTCTAGCAATGCCATTTTACATTAGTAGATCACTGATTTAACACTTAAATGCATAATTAACATGCTTCAGGTAACAACTGGAGGGATGAAGACAAAAGTTTGTAGTGTTTGGTCtatacacaaaaacatatttacttacCATAGATTCTTGTACCAGGTCTTCTAGTTTGTGTACACTGGTTGATTTGTCACAGCTATATTTCCTCAGTATGCCATCTTTTAGGGTTTTCAGATAATCAGTGGCATCTTTGGCATCACTAAAATACTAACACAGTTcgaaagcaaaataaatgaatattagttCAAACAAAATAACACTGAACTTCATCATCTTACAGAGACTGCTAACCTCACTGGGTCCTTTAGCTACATCAGTTTACCCagttgtcaatatatatataaatatatttacaattatgTATGATATAGACAGCTGAGTATTTGTCTTACCACAGAGGAATCAATGTTAATGAAGTTGATCAgcctaaaatgtattgtaatacatctgaacaaaaaaattttattttttcattttttgggaagGTCCCCTCCCCCTCCAAGACATCTTTACCACAGTGACTAAaaggtaaatctgcagcctcctgggaaactATTGTCACAAATCCCAGGTGACTGTGGGTTACTCCTTCTGTGCAAGCCCAAGATCAAGCATGTGTCTCAAGGGGcttttctatattgtaaaaaaaataggtgcagTGAGACTgacactttttctttacatttgaagGAAGATGCATCACCCGATTTTTGGCTACACAAGATTGTTTTGTgaatgttctgctttaacactTAGAACAAGAAATGAAATTACTGTATTGTATCATCAAAATTTTATTGGCATGGTATTACCAAAATGAGTTCCCCACATAGAGGATTTCCaggaattatatttttcaaaagaaaaatgtcaaaaataatgaTCAAATGGAAGTATAACATGTAAAATTTCAAGCTGTCACAAATGTCCAACTGTTAAAAGCATTAAATGGTTACATTTGGGATGGTTTGAGTATGGTTTACATAGATTTGGGAGTGACTTGGTAATAAAAGGTGGGGCCACTAAGGTAGGGAAAcattataaaagatttatttttcagttattaCACTGGGAAACTGCATCTCTTTATGAGCAGAAAATATTCCGAGAGGACTATACAGGAGCCATGCCGTTTAAGGATTTCCTTCATTTCCATAGAAAAGCATTAAAGGTCATAGATTTATCCAAATAACTACCTTACATAGATGTTCTTGTGGAAAGCCCCCTTAATAGCAAATAATCATGAATTGAAAAAAGCTGCAATTGTACTGGACAAATACCTCAAAGTAGGCAGTGTTCTGGCGAATGTGCTGTTCTACACAGCTGCAGAGCTGTAAAATCCAGTTCCACTGAGTCTGCATGGCAGCTTTGTAGGCCTGAAACAAATGCACAATAAATTCATGTTATTATTTTCAAGGCTCCTCATGGGTACAAAAAGTTCGGGAAAAGTTACATCAAGGCATGCAAAACAATAATGTAATCCCCAGCAAAGCACATTGCACCTGTTCACCACAGGACCCCGCAGGCCTGCACTCTGCAATGTACATCAGAAGCATACCTCAATAGTAGATCTTGCAGGATGATTCTGAAGAAGCATCTGCTCTGCAGTGTCCTGCACTGATTTAATTACTTCTTCTTTATGATCAAGTTCTCTCATCAGATCCTTTCAAACACAAACATCAAGGTTACTTCAAAGCTAGGCTAGTTGTACTATGTTTCATTGTGTGTAGAATAAAGACAATCAGTGCATTAGTTCatgctaaatatatttgttatctcTAAATCCTGTTGGCAATGATTTTATACTAAGTCCAAATAAACACAGCAAACATACAACTGAAATTGATCTACTAAATATTATTCCTACACTGAAGAGTTAAATTACTTACAAAGTCCTAATGTGAATACACACCACTGTGGGGATTTGAACATTCATGCTACAAAATGACTATTTCTATGAAACTATTGTTGCTCTTCAGACACAAAGGAATGCTAAGATCAACTGTGTGAAAGTAAATTTGGTCAGCATCAGGATAACATTGTGTTATGCCTAGTGGCTTTATGCCGgttgcaccacctggcacttttcagtaaccaccaggctgtatTTCGGTGCTTATTGAAAGGTTGGGTCACAAGACAGGAACACTGGACAGTTGAGGCATAATACAAGagaaatggaaaaatgggacCTACTAGGGGAGGGGGCATTTTAAAGatggaacaaaatattttacaataggaCTAATATAAAGTTGACAGAATTATAGGgattactggattcctatgggaACAACAACTGGAAACCCtatatttgtcatgtgttgccatGTCCATTTTTTTTGACCACCCACTTACAGCTTCTATCCACcgagctgaaaaaaaatctagggagaacactgtaacaGTAACTGTttgcacaaacaaaacaaaaaaattaaattttaggaTACTTACAGCATGGTAGTCTTTTTTAGCAGTTATATTTTGGTTTCTATCACTCCAGTCATATgctacttcctcctcctctttttcaTTCAACCATATAAGCTCCCTTGTGGCTCTCGTTACAAAGTTGTGCAGAGAGTCAAGGTATTTATGTCGGTTTCTTGATGAattctattattgttattaataacataaggaaacaaaaaaaagaaacaaaatgacatGGAAAGTGCATTATGCATTGTGAAGGCAGCCTGATGTATGAAGCCTGTCCAAACTAGCCCACTACCAACTATACATTCTCCAGAATGGATAATGAAAAACCAAAATATGTCTCACTAATATTAGTTTTGTGCAGGGAGAACTAGTAGGCATGTTTGGGTATAACTCCAAAAGATTTGTAACCTTCCTAAAAGATTTACTATTTACATATGTGAACTACATATTTAGTATTCGTGTTGTCACAAATGCTACCTGCAGAAGAAAATACTTACCAGCAGTTTGGAA contains these protein-coding regions:
- the LOC140344977 gene encoding dystonin-like, producing the protein MNSTCYGYYSSDSLLTGSNRTSISSNENLLSVHCGPKMISSYISFGSDQSSNSRLDMLQQIASRVQRDSLGCEDKLILARSALQADTKRMESGIQLQNDAEIAGYLIECENLLRQQLVDVQTLVDGKYYQADQLVQRVASLRDELLQLRSEYSSLYSKGRMLSSDQTQLMISGISQSLNSGFSQSLNPAINSSVSHNMAPMSPTSLTPGISGNLTPGISTNFTPGITANLNQGVSGSLSPAVPHPLTPGLPSSLTTSYSNGFNSQLTPAMTPGFAPSFNQGLIQNYATGMNANALQSLKLMQVKKPLLKSSFADQNLSEEEVNLKFVQDLCNWVEEMQIQLDRGEWGSELSSIEMHLENHKNFHGGIEEFETSLKEAKMTELQMSGPLKSSYSDSLHKLESLYSKLLNSSRNRHKYLDSLHNFVTRATRELIWLNEKEEEEVAYDWSDRNQNITAKKDYHADLMRELDHKEEVIKSVQDTAEQMLLQNHPARSTIEAYKAAMQTQWNWILQLCSCVEQHIRQNTAYFEYFSDAKDATDYLKTLKDGILRKYSCDKSTSVHKLEDLVQESMEEKEQLLQYKNTIASLVGRSKSVVQLKPRNPENPLKSSIPIKAICDYRQIEITIYKDDECVLGSNSHRAKWKVISPTGNEAMVPSVCFTVPPLNKEAIDAANRIEQMYQSVLSLWHESHINMKSMVSWHYLMREIEAIRASKVSSIKTLLPGEHQQVLANLKTRFDEFLEDSQESKMFSMSDIAQLEREVNVCKLYYEELLKSAEREEQEESIYNLYTSEIRNFRLRMESIEERLIRQIRTPLDRDDLHESALRISEQEKVKKDLDHLKVDLSSISNKCEEFLSQAAVSPSTEALQAELNAVIQSMNTLYSMSSIYLEKYVT